Proteins encoded together in one Drosophila albomicans strain 15112-1751.03 chromosome 2R, ASM965048v2, whole genome shotgun sequence window:
- the LOC117575344 gene encoding katanin p60 ATPase-containing subunit A1 isoform X3, producing MRGEETYRRTTREKIVLRGNTTIRTVDSTSTYLPMMNAAGSSTPPTSLSHMARMMDSLILDSLSPFAFTKITTSSRPSRSNAVKKPPPPAESAHPHAQHPHHAHGHPSAYRPINNLGANAANGLGIGSALPLRQKQRLPTQVSDTEVAPQPRSQQAAAAAAMPFPSQQQQDSRWVSSLRRRDPELQPTLPSINSNLNSNSLSQSHHGSAGNVGGITASNTGSNTGVGLRLGRPGRASALTAAVRKSRSVERLRARKLSTTTQLTLKHKPVKKNSLDENSNSDDQDATTSLEDNSQVQSTNPHNTPRCSPKTKAKHFSPLGYEGHLVDTLEKDILQRHPCIKWTDVAGLNEAKTILQEAVVLPIIMPEFFKGIRRPWRGVLMVGPPGTGKTMLAKAVATECGTTFFNVSSSTLTSKYRGESEKLVRLLFEMARFYAPSTIFIDEIDALCASRGSDSEHEASRRFKAELLIQMDGLNASLQDEKVIMVLAATNHPWDIDEAFRRRFEKRIYIPLPNDETRAALLKLCLKDVSLSPDLNPSIIGDELQGYSGSDISNVCRDASMMAMRRLISGRTPQQIKQIRREDADQPITLQDFQDAQQRTKKSVSADDVARFEKWMEEYGSC from the exons ATGCGCGGTGAGGAGACCTACAGACGCACCACACGCGAGAAGATTGTGCTGCGTGGAAATACCACCATACGCACCGTGGACTCCACTTCCACTTATTTGCCTATGATGAACGCAGCAGG ctCATCTACGCCACCCACAAGCCTTTCGCATATGGCGCGTATGATGGACTCTCTGATATTGGACTCACTGTCACCGTTTGCCTTCACCAAAATCACCACCAGCAGTCGACCATCGCGCAGTAATGCCGTTAAGAAGCCACCACCGCCAGCAGAAAGTGCCCATCCACATGCTCAGCATCCACATCATGCACATGGTCATCCCTCAGCATATCGGCCCATCAATAATCTGGGCGCAAATGCAGCCAATGGATTGGGTATTGGCAGTGCATTGCCGTTGCGCCAAAAGCAACGATTGCCCACTCAAG TTTCCGATACAGAGGTTGCACCACAGCCACGCTCCCAAcaggcggcagcagcggcggcgatGCCATTTCcctcacagcaacagcaggacaGTCGATGGGTGTCGTCGTTGCGTCGCCGTGATCCCGAGCTGCAGCCAACGCTGCCTTCCATCAACAGCAATCTGAACAGCAATAGTCTCAGTCAGAGTCATCATGGCAGTGCTGGCAATGTGGGCGGCATCACTGCAAGCAACACAGGCAGCAACACAGGAGTCGGCTTGCGTCTTGGGCGCCCTGGAAGAGCTTCAGCTTTGACGGCGGCTGTGCGCAAAAGTCGCTCAGTGGAACGTTTGCGAGCCCGCAAGCTGAGCACGACCACACAGCTGACGTTGAAGCACAAACCAGTGAAAAAGAACTCGTTGGATGAAAACTCGAATTCAGACGATCAGGATGCGACCACATCACTGGAGGACAATTCACAAGTACAATCAACCAATCCCCATAATACGCCGCGTTGCTCGCCAAAAACAAAGGCCAAGCACTTCTCGCCGCTGGGTTATGAGGGTCATCTGGTGGATACGCTGGAGAAGGATATATTGCAACGACATCCTTGCATCAAATGGACAGACGTGGCGGGCCTGAATGAGGCCAAGACCATATTGCAAGAGGCAGTGGTGTTGCCCATCATAATGCCTGAGTTCTTCAAAGGAATACGACGACCGTGGCGAGGTGTTTTAATGGTTGGCCCACCAGGCACTGGGAAAACGATGCTGGCCAAGGCGGTCGCCACGGAATGCGGCACCACCTTCTTCAATGTGTCCTCGTCGACACTCACCTCTAAGTATCGCGGCGAGAGCGAGAAACTGGTTCGTCTGCTCTTCGAGATGGCACGATTCTATGCGCCGAGCACTATTTTCATTGATGAAATTGATGCGTTGTGCGCGTCGCGTGGCAGTGACTCGGAACACGAAGCCAGTCGACGCTTCAAAGCGGAGCTTCTTATTCAAATGGACGGCTTGAATGCAAGCCTACAGGACGAGAAAGTCATCATGGTGCTGGCAGCAACAAATCATCCATGGGACATTGATGAGGCATTCCGACGACGCTTCGAGAAACGCATCTATATTCCGCTGCCCAATG ATGAGACCCGTGCTGCGTTGCTCAAGCTCTGTTTGAAGGATGTCTCGCTGTCGCCGGATCTCAATCCCAGCATAATTGGCGACGAGCTACAGGGCTACTCAGGCTCCGACATCAGCAATGTGTGCCGTGATGCCTCCATGATGGCCATGCGCCGTCTCATCTCGGGCCGCACGCCGCAACAAATCAAGCAGATTCGTCGCGAAGATGCCGATCAGCCCATAACGCTGCAGGACTTTCAGGATGCCCAGCAACGCACCAAGAAATCGGTGTCCGCCGATGATGTGGCACGTTTCGAGAAATGGATGGAGGAGTATGGTTCATGCTAG
- the LOC117575344 gene encoding katanin p60 ATPase-containing subunit A1 isoform X1, which yields MFNTNAQNWFGMGQSVATAAPPTAAGNNMSQMLSNNNHNDSASSQPHPFMRQRSMSNAITMRPQSPPNLQVQYEVAVPFMSGYRHTPYHSLWDLHQCSSTPPTSLSHMARMMDSLILDSLSPFAFTKITTSSRPSRSNAVKKPPPPAESAHPHAQHPHHAHGHPSAYRPINNLGANAANGLGIGSALPLRQKQRLPTQVSDTEVAPQPRSQQAAAAAAMPFPSQQQQDSRWVSSLRRRDPELQPTLPSINSNLNSNSLSQSHHGSAGNVGGITASNTGSNTGVGLRLGRPGRASALTAAVRKSRSVERLRARKLSTTTQLTLKHKPVKKNSLDENSNSDDQDATTSLEDNSQVQSTNPHNTPRCSPKTKAKHFSPLGYEGHLVDTLEKDILQRHPCIKWTDVAGLNEAKTILQEAVVLPIIMPEFFKGIRRPWRGVLMVGPPGTGKTMLAKAVATECGTTFFNVSSSTLTSKYRGESEKLVRLLFEMARFYAPSTIFIDEIDALCASRGSDSEHEASRRFKAELLIQMDGLNASLQDEKVIMVLAATNHPWDIDEAFRRRFEKRIYIPLPNDETRAALLKLCLKDVSLSPDLNPSIIGDELQGYSGSDISNVCRDASMMAMRRLISGRTPQQIKQIRREDADQPITLQDFQDAQQRTKKSVSADDVARFEKWMEEYGSC from the exons ATGTTCAACACAAATGCACAGAATTGGTTTGGCATGGGCCAATCAGTTGCTACAGCCGCTCCACCAACCGCTGCTGGCAACAATATGTCCCAAATGCTGagcaataataatcataatgaCTCGGCAAGTTCCCAGCCACATCCATTTATGCGTCAACGTTCGATGAGCAACGCAATCACAATGCGTCCACAGTCGCCGCCCAATCTTCAAGTGCAATACGAGGTGGCGGTGCCCTTTATGTCCGGATATAGACACACGCCTTATCATTCACTATGGGATTTACATCAGTG ctCATCTACGCCACCCACAAGCCTTTCGCATATGGCGCGTATGATGGACTCTCTGATATTGGACTCACTGTCACCGTTTGCCTTCACCAAAATCACCACCAGCAGTCGACCATCGCGCAGTAATGCCGTTAAGAAGCCACCACCGCCAGCAGAAAGTGCCCATCCACATGCTCAGCATCCACATCATGCACATGGTCATCCCTCAGCATATCGGCCCATCAATAATCTGGGCGCAAATGCAGCCAATGGATTGGGTATTGGCAGTGCATTGCCGTTGCGCCAAAAGCAACGATTGCCCACTCAAG TTTCCGATACAGAGGTTGCACCACAGCCACGCTCCCAAcaggcggcagcagcggcggcgatGCCATTTCcctcacagcaacagcaggacaGTCGATGGGTGTCGTCGTTGCGTCGCCGTGATCCCGAGCTGCAGCCAACGCTGCCTTCCATCAACAGCAATCTGAACAGCAATAGTCTCAGTCAGAGTCATCATGGCAGTGCTGGCAATGTGGGCGGCATCACTGCAAGCAACACAGGCAGCAACACAGGAGTCGGCTTGCGTCTTGGGCGCCCTGGAAGAGCTTCAGCTTTGACGGCGGCTGTGCGCAAAAGTCGCTCAGTGGAACGTTTGCGAGCCCGCAAGCTGAGCACGACCACACAGCTGACGTTGAAGCACAAACCAGTGAAAAAGAACTCGTTGGATGAAAACTCGAATTCAGACGATCAGGATGCGACCACATCACTGGAGGACAATTCACAAGTACAATCAACCAATCCCCATAATACGCCGCGTTGCTCGCCAAAAACAAAGGCCAAGCACTTCTCGCCGCTGGGTTATGAGGGTCATCTGGTGGATACGCTGGAGAAGGATATATTGCAACGACATCCTTGCATCAAATGGACAGACGTGGCGGGCCTGAATGAGGCCAAGACCATATTGCAAGAGGCAGTGGTGTTGCCCATCATAATGCCTGAGTTCTTCAAAGGAATACGACGACCGTGGCGAGGTGTTTTAATGGTTGGCCCACCAGGCACTGGGAAAACGATGCTGGCCAAGGCGGTCGCCACGGAATGCGGCACCACCTTCTTCAATGTGTCCTCGTCGACACTCACCTCTAAGTATCGCGGCGAGAGCGAGAAACTGGTTCGTCTGCTCTTCGAGATGGCACGATTCTATGCGCCGAGCACTATTTTCATTGATGAAATTGATGCGTTGTGCGCGTCGCGTGGCAGTGACTCGGAACACGAAGCCAGTCGACGCTTCAAAGCGGAGCTTCTTATTCAAATGGACGGCTTGAATGCAAGCCTACAGGACGAGAAAGTCATCATGGTGCTGGCAGCAACAAATCATCCATGGGACATTGATGAGGCATTCCGACGACGCTTCGAGAAACGCATCTATATTCCGCTGCCCAATG ATGAGACCCGTGCTGCGTTGCTCAAGCTCTGTTTGAAGGATGTCTCGCTGTCGCCGGATCTCAATCCCAGCATAATTGGCGACGAGCTACAGGGCTACTCAGGCTCCGACATCAGCAATGTGTGCCGTGATGCCTCCATGATGGCCATGCGCCGTCTCATCTCGGGCCGCACGCCGCAACAAATCAAGCAGATTCGTCGCGAAGATGCCGATCAGCCCATAACGCTGCAGGACTTTCAGGATGCCCAGCAACGCACCAAGAAATCGGTGTCCGCCGATGATGTGGCACGTTTCGAGAAATGGATGGAGGAGTATGGTTCATGCTAG
- the LOC117575344 gene encoding katanin p60 ATPase-containing subunit A1 isoform X4: MRGEETYRRTTREKIVLRGNTTIRTVDSTSTYLPMMNAAGSSTPPTSLSHMARMMDSLILDSLSPFAFTKITTSSRPSRSNAVKKPPPPAESAHPHAQHPHHAHGHPSAYRPINNLGANAANGLGIGSALPLRQKQRLPTQEVAPQPRSQQAAAAAAMPFPSQQQQDSRWVSSLRRRDPELQPTLPSINSNLNSNSLSQSHHGSAGNVGGITASNTGSNTGVGLRLGRPGRASALTAAVRKSRSVERLRARKLSTTTQLTLKHKPVKKNSLDENSNSDDQDATTSLEDNSQVQSTNPHNTPRCSPKTKAKHFSPLGYEGHLVDTLEKDILQRHPCIKWTDVAGLNEAKTILQEAVVLPIIMPEFFKGIRRPWRGVLMVGPPGTGKTMLAKAVATECGTTFFNVSSSTLTSKYRGESEKLVRLLFEMARFYAPSTIFIDEIDALCASRGSDSEHEASRRFKAELLIQMDGLNASLQDEKVIMVLAATNHPWDIDEAFRRRFEKRIYIPLPNDETRAALLKLCLKDVSLSPDLNPSIIGDELQGYSGSDISNVCRDASMMAMRRLISGRTPQQIKQIRREDADQPITLQDFQDAQQRTKKSVSADDVARFEKWMEEYGSC, encoded by the exons ATGCGCGGTGAGGAGACCTACAGACGCACCACACGCGAGAAGATTGTGCTGCGTGGAAATACCACCATACGCACCGTGGACTCCACTTCCACTTATTTGCCTATGATGAACGCAGCAGG ctCATCTACGCCACCCACAAGCCTTTCGCATATGGCGCGTATGATGGACTCTCTGATATTGGACTCACTGTCACCGTTTGCCTTCACCAAAATCACCACCAGCAGTCGACCATCGCGCAGTAATGCCGTTAAGAAGCCACCACCGCCAGCAGAAAGTGCCCATCCACATGCTCAGCATCCACATCATGCACATGGTCATCCCTCAGCATATCGGCCCATCAATAATCTGGGCGCAAATGCAGCCAATGGATTGGGTATTGGCAGTGCATTGCCGTTGCGCCAAAAGCAACGATTGCCCACTCAAG AGGTTGCACCACAGCCACGCTCCCAAcaggcggcagcagcggcggcgatGCCATTTCcctcacagcaacagcaggacaGTCGATGGGTGTCGTCGTTGCGTCGCCGTGATCCCGAGCTGCAGCCAACGCTGCCTTCCATCAACAGCAATCTGAACAGCAATAGTCTCAGTCAGAGTCATCATGGCAGTGCTGGCAATGTGGGCGGCATCACTGCAAGCAACACAGGCAGCAACACAGGAGTCGGCTTGCGTCTTGGGCGCCCTGGAAGAGCTTCAGCTTTGACGGCGGCTGTGCGCAAAAGTCGCTCAGTGGAACGTTTGCGAGCCCGCAAGCTGAGCACGACCACACAGCTGACGTTGAAGCACAAACCAGTGAAAAAGAACTCGTTGGATGAAAACTCGAATTCAGACGATCAGGATGCGACCACATCACTGGAGGACAATTCACAAGTACAATCAACCAATCCCCATAATACGCCGCGTTGCTCGCCAAAAACAAAGGCCAAGCACTTCTCGCCGCTGGGTTATGAGGGTCATCTGGTGGATACGCTGGAGAAGGATATATTGCAACGACATCCTTGCATCAAATGGACAGACGTGGCGGGCCTGAATGAGGCCAAGACCATATTGCAAGAGGCAGTGGTGTTGCCCATCATAATGCCTGAGTTCTTCAAAGGAATACGACGACCGTGGCGAGGTGTTTTAATGGTTGGCCCACCAGGCACTGGGAAAACGATGCTGGCCAAGGCGGTCGCCACGGAATGCGGCACCACCTTCTTCAATGTGTCCTCGTCGACACTCACCTCTAAGTATCGCGGCGAGAGCGAGAAACTGGTTCGTCTGCTCTTCGAGATGGCACGATTCTATGCGCCGAGCACTATTTTCATTGATGAAATTGATGCGTTGTGCGCGTCGCGTGGCAGTGACTCGGAACACGAAGCCAGTCGACGCTTCAAAGCGGAGCTTCTTATTCAAATGGACGGCTTGAATGCAAGCCTACAGGACGAGAAAGTCATCATGGTGCTGGCAGCAACAAATCATCCATGGGACATTGATGAGGCATTCCGACGACGCTTCGAGAAACGCATCTATATTCCGCTGCCCAATG ATGAGACCCGTGCTGCGTTGCTCAAGCTCTGTTTGAAGGATGTCTCGCTGTCGCCGGATCTCAATCCCAGCATAATTGGCGACGAGCTACAGGGCTACTCAGGCTCCGACATCAGCAATGTGTGCCGTGATGCCTCCATGATGGCCATGCGCCGTCTCATCTCGGGCCGCACGCCGCAACAAATCAAGCAGATTCGTCGCGAAGATGCCGATCAGCCCATAACGCTGCAGGACTTTCAGGATGCCCAGCAACGCACCAAGAAATCGGTGTCCGCCGATGATGTGGCACGTTTCGAGAAATGGATGGAGGAGTATGGTTCATGCTAG
- the LOC117575632 gene encoding protein jagunal — MATRGGPMVAGTDGNDFEFRQKVANTYQISLLNKSRLKYCIFFHALLFFVMLAKLTSDILDRLDIFVLEIEELEVPPPLWWEYVWAASLLTSFLGLSAARGNKVRDMQKYMIAILTLAMLPLLYCFGYYFADVWEFITMDKSVDLDETDIFVWHGFPYGVFWYAFCFIGFQIHGFTLYFAYNLVKAWKARTSTRKFQ; from the exons ATGGCAACTCGCGGCGGTCCAATGGTCGCGGGCACCGACGGCAATGACTTCGAATTCAGACAAAAAGTGGCAAACACATATCAAATTAG CTTGTTGAACAAATCACGCCTGAAGTACTGCATTTTCTTTCATGCCCTGCTCTTTTTTGTCATGCTGGCCAAGCTGACGTCGGACATATTGGATCGCTTGGATATATTTGTGCTAGAAATTGAAGAGTTAGAGGTGCCTCCGCCACTGTGGTGGGAATACGTATGGGCTGCCTCGTTGCTCACCTCATTTCTCGGCCTGTCAGCGGCACGTGGCAACAAGGTGCGcgatatgcaaaaatatatgattGCCATTTTGACGCTGGCCATGCTCCCGCTGCTTTATTGCTTTGGCTACTACTTTGCCGACGTTTGGGAATTCATTACCATGGACAAGTCCGTGGATTTGGATGAGACAGACATTTTTGTCTGGCAC GGATTCCCATATGGAGTGTTCTGGTATGCCTTCTGCTTTATAGGCTTCCAGATACATGGATTTACCCTGTACTTTGCCTACAATCTAGTCAAGGCCTGGAAGGCTCGCACCTCCACGcgtaaatttcaataa
- the LOC117575344 gene encoding katanin p60 ATPase-containing subunit A1 isoform X2 gives MFNTNAQNWFGMGQSVATAAPPTAAGNNMSQMLSNNNHNDSASSQPHPFMRQRSMSNAITMRPQSPPNLQVQYEVAVPFMSGYRHTPYHSLWDLHQCSSTPPTSLSHMARMMDSLILDSLSPFAFTKITTSSRPSRSNAVKKPPPPAESAHPHAQHPHHAHGHPSAYRPINNLGANAANGLGIGSALPLRQKQRLPTQEVAPQPRSQQAAAAAAMPFPSQQQQDSRWVSSLRRRDPELQPTLPSINSNLNSNSLSQSHHGSAGNVGGITASNTGSNTGVGLRLGRPGRASALTAAVRKSRSVERLRARKLSTTTQLTLKHKPVKKNSLDENSNSDDQDATTSLEDNSQVQSTNPHNTPRCSPKTKAKHFSPLGYEGHLVDTLEKDILQRHPCIKWTDVAGLNEAKTILQEAVVLPIIMPEFFKGIRRPWRGVLMVGPPGTGKTMLAKAVATECGTTFFNVSSSTLTSKYRGESEKLVRLLFEMARFYAPSTIFIDEIDALCASRGSDSEHEASRRFKAELLIQMDGLNASLQDEKVIMVLAATNHPWDIDEAFRRRFEKRIYIPLPNDETRAALLKLCLKDVSLSPDLNPSIIGDELQGYSGSDISNVCRDASMMAMRRLISGRTPQQIKQIRREDADQPITLQDFQDAQQRTKKSVSADDVARFEKWMEEYGSC, from the exons ATGTTCAACACAAATGCACAGAATTGGTTTGGCATGGGCCAATCAGTTGCTACAGCCGCTCCACCAACCGCTGCTGGCAACAATATGTCCCAAATGCTGagcaataataatcataatgaCTCGGCAAGTTCCCAGCCACATCCATTTATGCGTCAACGTTCGATGAGCAACGCAATCACAATGCGTCCACAGTCGCCGCCCAATCTTCAAGTGCAATACGAGGTGGCGGTGCCCTTTATGTCCGGATATAGACACACGCCTTATCATTCACTATGGGATTTACATCAGTG ctCATCTACGCCACCCACAAGCCTTTCGCATATGGCGCGTATGATGGACTCTCTGATATTGGACTCACTGTCACCGTTTGCCTTCACCAAAATCACCACCAGCAGTCGACCATCGCGCAGTAATGCCGTTAAGAAGCCACCACCGCCAGCAGAAAGTGCCCATCCACATGCTCAGCATCCACATCATGCACATGGTCATCCCTCAGCATATCGGCCCATCAATAATCTGGGCGCAAATGCAGCCAATGGATTGGGTATTGGCAGTGCATTGCCGTTGCGCCAAAAGCAACGATTGCCCACTCAAG AGGTTGCACCACAGCCACGCTCCCAAcaggcggcagcagcggcggcgatGCCATTTCcctcacagcaacagcaggacaGTCGATGGGTGTCGTCGTTGCGTCGCCGTGATCCCGAGCTGCAGCCAACGCTGCCTTCCATCAACAGCAATCTGAACAGCAATAGTCTCAGTCAGAGTCATCATGGCAGTGCTGGCAATGTGGGCGGCATCACTGCAAGCAACACAGGCAGCAACACAGGAGTCGGCTTGCGTCTTGGGCGCCCTGGAAGAGCTTCAGCTTTGACGGCGGCTGTGCGCAAAAGTCGCTCAGTGGAACGTTTGCGAGCCCGCAAGCTGAGCACGACCACACAGCTGACGTTGAAGCACAAACCAGTGAAAAAGAACTCGTTGGATGAAAACTCGAATTCAGACGATCAGGATGCGACCACATCACTGGAGGACAATTCACAAGTACAATCAACCAATCCCCATAATACGCCGCGTTGCTCGCCAAAAACAAAGGCCAAGCACTTCTCGCCGCTGGGTTATGAGGGTCATCTGGTGGATACGCTGGAGAAGGATATATTGCAACGACATCCTTGCATCAAATGGACAGACGTGGCGGGCCTGAATGAGGCCAAGACCATATTGCAAGAGGCAGTGGTGTTGCCCATCATAATGCCTGAGTTCTTCAAAGGAATACGACGACCGTGGCGAGGTGTTTTAATGGTTGGCCCACCAGGCACTGGGAAAACGATGCTGGCCAAGGCGGTCGCCACGGAATGCGGCACCACCTTCTTCAATGTGTCCTCGTCGACACTCACCTCTAAGTATCGCGGCGAGAGCGAGAAACTGGTTCGTCTGCTCTTCGAGATGGCACGATTCTATGCGCCGAGCACTATTTTCATTGATGAAATTGATGCGTTGTGCGCGTCGCGTGGCAGTGACTCGGAACACGAAGCCAGTCGACGCTTCAAAGCGGAGCTTCTTATTCAAATGGACGGCTTGAATGCAAGCCTACAGGACGAGAAAGTCATCATGGTGCTGGCAGCAACAAATCATCCATGGGACATTGATGAGGCATTCCGACGACGCTTCGAGAAACGCATCTATATTCCGCTGCCCAATG ATGAGACCCGTGCTGCGTTGCTCAAGCTCTGTTTGAAGGATGTCTCGCTGTCGCCGGATCTCAATCCCAGCATAATTGGCGACGAGCTACAGGGCTACTCAGGCTCCGACATCAGCAATGTGTGCCGTGATGCCTCCATGATGGCCATGCGCCGTCTCATCTCGGGCCGCACGCCGCAACAAATCAAGCAGATTCGTCGCGAAGATGCCGATCAGCCCATAACGCTGCAGGACTTTCAGGATGCCCAGCAACGCACCAAGAAATCGGTGTCCGCCGATGATGTGGCACGTTTCGAGAAATGGATGGAGGAGTATGGTTCATGCTAG